Below is a genomic region from Brassica oleracea var. oleracea cultivar TO1000 chromosome C9, BOL, whole genome shotgun sequence.
CATCGTTTCTTCCTAGATGCTTGAGCAAAGGGCAAAAGAAAGTATGATTCTTCTTTTTATCCTTTTCTCGGGTCTAATTATGAAAACTCATGAATGGTTTCTTCTCTGTTGTGTGTGTTTTTTGGTTTAAGTCCGGATCTGCTGGGATTGTAGTTTTTAATTATAAGGATTGTAATAACACGTTGCAGAAAACTGAAGCTGTGTTTTATTATTTTCTCTTCTTCCGGCAATTTTGTTTCTAATATTTTTGTGGATTTAGGTGAAGTGGTGACGGATGGTGAGAAGTCGAAGTCGGGGAAGAAGGGAGCTAAGGCTCCATGTGCGAAGCCACTTTCTCAGTATTCTCAGGTGGGTCAAGTTTCATCAGTGATTGTTTTTTTTATTGGTTTGATCTAATAGTCTGCGAATTGCGCCTTTAGGGTTTAGCAGTGTGCAGTTCGTGTAACATTTTTAGTAAAGGTTTGGTCTTTCAGTTCATGAGGAACGAGTTTAGTTGTCTGCATGTCCGGTTCTTTTATATATTTTTTTCCGACATAACTCATAAGTATGTTGTTATGTATGTGTCTTTGTGACTTTCTTTGGTCTGCAAGTTACGCATTGAGGGTTTAGCAGTGTGCAGCTCGTGTAATTTTTTTTTTTTGTTGAAGGTTTGGTCTTGCAGTTCATGTCCAACGAGTTTAGTTGGCCTCATGTTTGGTTCTTTTATATTTTTCTGACAGACCACACGAAGTGATCTAATGAACAATATTTGGGTCTGTTGCAGGCATACTTTGATGCGCCCGGGGTTTAGTAAATTTAAGCTTTTTATATTGGCCAATTTGTAACCAACCACTGTTATTGTTTTCCATATTCATATTCATGAATGGAGTTTTAGTGAAGGTGATTTCCTTGAAATAAGCAAGCAGATGATGCTTAATCACCAAAAGCTTACACAACCGAGGATTACCTCAAAGATCACTGAAGAGCAGCTCAAAGCTTCGTCTCCTGGTAAAAGCCAAACAGAGGATCAAATTCAGACTCAAGAACCTGCTGTACAAAGCCAGCCTGAAGGTTAGCATGTCATCAGAAGTCTCTCATATGTTCTTCTAACTACTTAAAACCATTCTTCAAAACTGCTGATGACCACGTTTTGTTGTAGTTAGTTACATCGAGAGAGACCATGGCTGCATCTCCTCCAACGCAAGATTAAAAGGCACCCAAAAATTTGACTCGTCATGTTAAAAGCATAAAAGCCTCTCTGTCTATTGGGAGGCTTTCGGAGGCACATTTTTCATTTGACAAAGGAGACAACGCAATTAGCTCTCAGGACGTTGTCAGGAAGCATTATATATTGTGCTGTTCTTATGAATTGAAAATATGAGAGTGTGCGACACATGTGTATTTATGTGCTATTTGTTTCTTACTTAATGATTATAAATAGGGTTTGTTAGTTAAATATCATCCTACTCTTAAATGATCAACACATCATTTTATGAGTCAAAGATATTTAAGAGGGAAAATTTATTGTATAACTAAAATCTTAATATTACTAATCTGCTCTGTGTTTCAAACCCAGTACGGCCAGGGGCGATCCTGAATTACAAGAGACCCTAAACAAAAAATAATGGAGCCCATATCTTATTATATAAAGTTATATAATACAAACAAAAGGAATGATAAACAGAAAAAAAAAATTAAGTTAGGGTAGAAATAGGAAGGAAAAATAAATAAAAGTTTATATATAACTAAATTTATCTATGTCAAATACAATTCTAATGACAAAAATGAAATTTTATTATTAAGTTTTTTTTTCTGTTTTCAAGTATATAATTTTTTTTTTTAACATTTGGGGCCTTAAAAAAATGGGGGCCCTAGGCCCAGGTTTCATCCTGCTGTGTTCAAGGACGTCCCTGAGTACGGCCGAACAGAATTTTGAATATAGATTGTGTCTTAGCAAGACCTTCAATTATAAATAATCGGGTCTTAATCTTACAAAAATGTTTTATGATATTTTCATGTTCAGTGTTCTCTGGTCTTTAGTTTCTTCTATACGCCCATGATGTTTCTTCTATACGTCTACGATGATATATCTTCGTTTTTCATTAGAATTTTTAAATAATATATTTTGTCAAAAAAAAGTTGGATTTAAAAAAACTACGGGAGTTATGAGTTTATGATCAAGACAGATACATGAGAATCATTTTTAGTGGTCAATATACATTTCAATTATATATATGTTGGTTTAGTCGTTATAAATAGAAATTGTGACCGACCATCATTTCAAATTGTCCCTCATCAATTTGTACGTATAAAATAGAGTAAAAGCATTCGAACGAAAGACCTTGGAATACGGTAGGTGCAATACGGCCGAGATGAATATAAGAAAGAAGAGCATAAATAATGTATTGCGTGTTATTTTTGTTTGATGACTTTATGTCAGTTAATAAAAACGATGAGATAAAAACATTGAACATCAA
It encodes:
- the LOC106313603 gene encoding uncharacterized protein LOC106313603: MLEQRAKESEVVTDGEKSKSGKKGAKAPCAKPLSQYSQMMLNHQKLTQPRITSKITEEQLKASSPGKSQTEDQIQTQEPAVQSQPEVSYIERDHGCISSNARLKGTQKFDSSC